One window of Haemorhous mexicanus isolate bHaeMex1 chromosome 16, bHaeMex1.pri, whole genome shotgun sequence genomic DNA carries:
- the LOC132334635 gene encoding olfactory receptor 14A16-like produces MSNSSSISHFLLLALADTRQLQLLHFCLLLGISLAALLGNGLIISAVACGHHLHTPMFFFLLNLALADLGSICTTVPKGMHNSLWDTRNISYTGCAAQLFFFLFFISAEFSLLTIMCYDRYVSICKPLHHGTLLGSRACAHMAAAAWASAFLYSLMHTANTFSLPLCHGNVLGQFFCEIPQILKLSCSKSNLRELGLIAVSACLGLGCFVFIVFSYVQIFRAVLRIPSEQGQHKAFSTCLPHLAVVSLFVSTVMFAYLKPHSMSFPSLDLALSVLYSVVPPALNPLIYSLRNQELKAAVWRLITGWLRKH; encoded by the coding sequence atgtccaacagcagctccatcagccacttcctcctgctggccttggcagacacgcggcagctgcagctcctgcacttctgcctcttgctgggcatctccctggctgccctcctgggcaacggcctcatcatcagcgccgtagcctgcggccaccacctgcacacgcccatgttcttcttcctgctcaacctggccctcgctgacctgggctccatctgcaccactgtccccaaaggcATGCACAATTCCCTTTGGGACACAAGGAACATCTCCtacacaggatgtgctgcacagctctttttctttctgttcttcatctcagcagagttttccctcctgaccatcatgtgctacgaccgctacgtgtccatctgcaaacccctgcaccacgggaccctcctgggcagcagagcttgtgcccacatggcagcagctgcctgggccagtgcctttctctatTCACTGATGCACAcggccaatacattttccctgcccctgtgccatggcaatgtcctgggccagttcttctgtgaaatcccccagatcctcaagctctcctgctccaaatccAACCTCAGGGAACTGGGACTCATTGCAGTTAGTGCCTGTTTAGGACTcggttgttttgtgttcattgttttctcctatgtgcagatcttcagggccGTGCTGAGGAttccctctgagcagggacagcacaaagccttttccacctgcctccctcacctggccgtGGTCTCCCTTTTTGTCAGTACTGTCATGTTTGCCTACCTGAAGCCCCACTCCATgtccttcccatccctggatctggccctgtcagttctgtactcagtggtgcctccagccctgaaccccctcatctacagcctgaggaaccaggagctcaaggctgcagtgtggagactGATCACTGGATGGCTTCGGAAACATTAA